GATTGGATACTTCTTGGACTTCAAATGGGGCATAAGTTACCAGTTATTGATAAGATAAATCTGAACCGTATAGATACCAAAGTCGAAGCCCGTTAAGAGAAGCTAATTTATAGATAAGCTAAAAAAACTTGATTTTCAAGGTCCTTTTGCTGGATCAAAACATCAATTTATGATTTTAAAAAACCACCGTTTAACGATACCATCAAATAAAGAATACTCGGTGCACCAATTAAAGTTTATGTTAAAAGAAGTAGAAAGCATTTTAGGAAAGAATATAAGCGGAAAAAGATGGGAAGAATTATAGTACATCGTTTCTAACTTCATAAAAAAACAAAAACGATAAAGCTATGATTTAATTTTGCATAAGGCAATTTGATGTCATTTTTACAGGGTAATTTTAGTTCTTGACTTTTCTTTTTTGTCCAATATAATCATTGTAGTGGACAAAATTGGTAATTTTTGTCCAGTTTATGTGGAAAAATGATTAGAGAACTTATATTAAGACAAAAATTTGAAAAAGAGAGGTTTATAACTAGCGACTATATAGAAAGAGAAAAAATAGATTTTGCAAAAAGATGGCTTGAGTCTGATTTGGTAAAAGTTATCATTGGTCCAAGAAGAGCAGGTAAATCTGTTTTTGCTTTTATGCTTCTAAAAGACCGTCCGTTTATCTACCTTAATTTTGATGATGAGATTTTTGGAAGGCTCTCTCAAGTTAATCCTGACGAGATAATGAAGGAGCTTCACGCAGTCTATGGTGGCATAAAGACAATTTTGCTTGATGAAATACAGAATCTTCCAAACTGGGAACTTTTCGTAAATCGACTTAAACGTGAAGGGTATAACCTCATCGTTACGGGTTCTAATGCGAATCTTCTAAGTAAAGAACTTGCAACTGTTTTAACAGGGCGACATATTCCAATTGAGATTATGCCATTTAACTTTAAAGAGTTTTTACTTGCTAGAAATTACAAAATAGATTATGAACTAATGACTATTCCACAAAAGAAGGGAGAGATTTTAAATTTAGTTGAAAAATATTTAATTGAAGGTGGATTCCCCGAAGTGGTTGTTAAGAACTTAAACTCAGAAGAATACCTTAGTATATTATTTGATTCAATACTTTTTAAGGATGTAGTAAAAAGGTATAAAGTAAGGTTTTCTTCTCAGATAGTAGATCTTGCATCTTATCTTGTTAACAACTTTTCGGGTTACTACAGTTTGAGAAAGTTAAAAGAGGTTTTATCTTTAAGAAGCGTTACGACGGTTGAAAAGTATATTAAATACTTAGAAGATGCTTATCTTGTATTTTACCTTGAGCGCTTTTCTTACAAAACTGGTGAAAAAATAAAATCACCAAAAAAAGTTTATATGGTTGATAACGGTTACATAAATGCAAAAGCAATAATGGTTTCCCCTAATAAAGGTAAATTAATGGAGAATATGGTTTTTACTGAACTTGTAAAAAAAGGTTTAAAACCCAATATTGATTTGTTCTATTATAAAACAAGAAATAGCCGCGAAGTAGACTTTGTAATCAAAAAAGACTTGAAGGTTACAGAACTAATACAGGTTTCATGGAATACTTATGATGTTTATACTGAACAGCGAGAGCTCAAGAGCCTTCTTGAAGCAAGTGAGGAGTTGGATGCGGATTTACTTACAATTCTAACATGGGATGAAGAGAAACAGGTTGAAAAAAATGGCAAAGTTATACGTTTTGTTCCTATTTGGAGGTGGTTTCTACTATAATTGTATGGATATATAAAAATTCAAAATGCATCTTGACAAAAACCTTAAGTTTCTTGAATATTCCTTTAATTAAATACCAACTTCTAAGCCTAAAACAAGTTTAATAGCATCTTCTATGGACTTTAAATAGTGCTCTTCTAATGTTCCTATTTTCTCAACAAGCCTTTCCTTTGAAATTGTAAGAATTTGCTCACACTTTATGAAGGATAAACTTTTTAATCCGTTTGTAGGCGATGGTTTAACTCTTATATGGAAAGGAACCTCTCTTCCTTTCGTTCTTATAGCTAAAACAATTGTGTTTGGATAGTTTGGGTTTAAGTTACCTGCATCAGTCTGGATGATAAGTGAAGGTCTTATGCCTTCTTGCTCTGAACCTCTTCCTGGGTTCCAATTAACAAGCCAAATTTCAAATCTTTTTGGGCTTTTCATCTGTAAAGATTACCTCTTTTTGTGCATTAAATGCATATTCTATATCTTCTTCTCCTACTTTACTAAATGCCTCAAAAAGCAATTTTTCTTCCTCTTTTTTCAGCCACTCTTTTACAAGTTCTCTTATTACTTCGTTAAGGGATTTATTTTCTATTTTGGAGATCTCTTTTGCCTTCTTATGTAAGGATGCAGGGATTCTTACTGTAAAACTTGCTATGTTTTTCATATAACACCTCTTTATGGTATCTATATTTGGCATTAACATTATATTTCATTTACGGGTTTGAGTTAATAGCATATATAGAAAACACCGAAAGAGGATTAAGAAACACTTGAAGAAGCACCCTCGTACCTCCCTGTCATCCTGAGCGGTAGCGAAGGATCTTGAAGTTGAGGGGGTAAACACCACCCCCTCAATACTCCCCCGAATACTAAAAAACATAAACGGATTAGATTCTTCCTTAAGTTGAGGGTGATACCACATCGAATGTAAAAAGGAGAGATTCTTCCTTGCTCACAACGTTTGCTCGTCAGAATGACGCCGCAACGTAATCCTGAGGCTTTTTGTTTGTCATCCTGAGTGGTAGCAAAGGATCTCTTATTTGAGGGGGTAGAAAGAACCTCCTCAAGGCTCCCCTTGAGTAATGAAAAAGAGTAAAACGGCAAGATTCTTCGGCTTCGCACTTGCTTACGCAAGGAAAAGAGCGCAGAATGACTCTCACACCTTGTCATCCTGAGCCGTCTTTGCGAAGGATCTTAAACTTGAGGTGGTAAACGACGCCACCTCAAGGCCTCCCAAACACCAAAAGGAATAAACAGCAAGATTCTTCTGGCTTACGCCCTCAGAATGACGGCAGGGGCTTACGCCATTTGACTTCGTAAAGGAAATGAGTGCAGAATGACTCCATAAAGGCAAACAACAGAGTTCTTCCTCGCTCACTATGTTCGCTCTCAAGAATGACAAAGTGGGGGCTTCGCTAGTCAGAATGACGGCTGGACTTTGCACTTGCTTATGCAAAGTAAGAAGTTCAGAACGACAAGGTAATCACAAAAGGGCACAATGGGGACAAACTGATGCAATGTGAAAATTCCTATGGATAAGGGTATAGGGGATTAATAAATTCTCTTGAGAGACTTTGTTATATTTCCATAAGACAGAGTAGAAGTTATTTAAGTCTTACAGCCAAGATTTATGGAAAGACTCATAATATAACAATACCCGCATATAAACCTACAAAAATAGGCACACTTAAGGCAATTATAAATGAATTAGGTAATATTCTTGAAGTTTCTAAGGCTGAAGTTATCAAAAAGTTATTTGGATAGTTAAGCAACTTATAAATATCTACAACATTAAGTTTAACCGCTGCTAAACAACCTACCGCTCTAGATGTAATAAAATGGTTGCTTACTTTTATTTGTAAATAATTTGGTAAAAGGTTATAATAAAACTGAAGCAATCTTTAAATAGACTAATGAGCTTTTTATTGAATGGCGAAGTAAGTTTTATTAGTTTAAATACTGTTTGAGGGACTTAATGGAAAAAACGCAAATTAAAAAAGTGCTTTCCTATCTTGTGGTTATTTTTCTTTTTATTGCAGGTGAAATCTCAAAATACTCCGAACTTATTTTTATTGAGCACTCCTATTTATTTGCACTTGGCATAATTGTAATCTTCTTAATATTTGTAGGTGTTTTGTTTTCGGGCGAAAGGTTGGTGCATGCATTTACTTTTAGCCCTCTTCTTATAGCATTTGTTTTTTCGTTTTTATTTCTTATACCTTTCTCAATTTTAAAATACTACTCCATTATGGAAACTTACCGAATTGTTGCGCCAGTTCTTCTTTTTGTGGTTATGATTAACACAATCAGAACAAAAGATGACAGAAATTTTTATGCTTACGCACTTGTTGCTTTTGGTATGGCTATTGGGATTTTAAGTTATATTGACTACTATGATACTGAGTTTGGCATCTTGTTTGATGCTATTTTTCATACTCACTTTTTTGATACGATTGCTGTAAACCCCAATGAGTGGGTTGCGCTTTCTTCAATTTGGGGTTACCAAAACACTTTTGCTGCATTTCTTGTGCTCCAAATTTATGTGAGTTTTGGCATTTACCTTAATTTGAAACGAACAAAACAGAAATTTTTATTCTCTTTTGTCCCTATGTTCTTCATTTTCTTACTCTTTCTTACTGTGTCTCGGGGTGGATACATTGCATTGATCGTAGGAGGCATTGCATTTTTAATCGTCTTTAAAGGGAGAGTAAAAGAGGTTTTAAAAGAACTTTTACCTGTGCTTAT
This sequence is a window from Caldisericaceae bacterium. Protein-coding genes within it:
- a CDS encoding ATP-binding protein, which codes for MIRELILRQKFEKERFITSDYIEREKIDFAKRWLESDLVKVIIGPRRAGKSVFAFMLLKDRPFIYLNFDDEIFGRLSQVNPDEIMKELHAVYGGIKTILLDEIQNLPNWELFVNRLKREGYNLIVTGSNANLLSKELATVLTGRHIPIEIMPFNFKEFLLARNYKIDYELMTIPQKKGEILNLVEKYLIEGGFPEVVVKNLNSEEYLSILFDSILFKDVVKRYKVRFSSQIVDLASYLVNNFSGYYSLRKLKEVLSLRSVTTVEKYIKYLEDAYLVFYLERFSYKTGEKIKSPKKVYMVDNGYINAKAIMVSPNKGKLMENMVFTELVKKGLKPNIDLFYYKTRNSREVDFVIKKDLKVTELIQVSWNTYDVYTEQRELKSLLEASEELDADLLTILTWDEEKQVEKNGKVIRFVPIWRWFLL
- a CDS encoding type II toxin-antitoxin system PemK/MazF family toxin — translated: MKSPKRFEIWLVNWNPGRGSEQEGIRPSLIIQTDAGNLNPNYPNTIVLAIRTKGREVPFHIRVKPSPTNGLKSLSFIKCEQILTISKERLVEKIGTLEEHYLKSIEDAIKLVLGLEVGI
- a CDS encoding type II toxin-antitoxin system HicB family antitoxin → MKNIASFTVRIPASLHKKAKEISKIENKSLNEVIRELVKEWLKKEEEKLLFEAFSKVGEEDIEYAFNAQKEVIFTDEKPKKI